A region from the Streptomyces sp. 3214.6 genome encodes:
- a CDS encoding TetR/AcrR family transcriptional regulator, translating into MEIARAAAGLFVSRGLKATRAEDIAQAAGIAPRTFYRYFATKEEAVTPLYAAGAQRWAEAVRDAPAELPVPEALEHAVRHTLVPGRGVSAASWEWVRTLIRLAGTSPALGKVWAEVCHTSETTLAEVLAERVQAASTAPTAASSPSLAPDNVASPHQRFTAAVASATVRVAVESWAASNTPPSGPEGPAELALHNLRSLRGFTWEDGRAEGSPEGPGERPTERPTQGPVQGPE; encoded by the coding sequence ATGGAGATCGCCCGGGCGGCGGCCGGCCTCTTCGTCAGCCGCGGCCTGAAGGCCACCCGCGCCGAGGACATCGCCCAGGCCGCAGGCATCGCCCCACGCACCTTCTACCGGTACTTCGCGACGAAGGAGGAAGCCGTCACCCCGCTCTACGCGGCGGGCGCCCAGCGCTGGGCGGAGGCGGTGCGCGACGCCCCCGCCGAACTGCCCGTCCCGGAGGCGCTGGAGCACGCCGTACGACACACCCTCGTCCCCGGTCGTGGAGTGTCGGCGGCGTCCTGGGAGTGGGTCCGCACGCTGATCCGGCTGGCCGGAACGAGTCCCGCGCTCGGCAAGGTCTGGGCGGAGGTCTGCCACACCTCGGAGACCACGCTCGCGGAGGTGCTGGCGGAGCGGGTGCAGGCCGCCTCCACAGCGCCCACAGCCGCCTCGTCGCCCAGCCTCGCCCCCGACAACGTTGCCTCACCGCACCAGCGCTTCACCGCAGCGGTGGCCAGTGCCACCGTCCGGGTCGCGGTCGAGAGCTGGGCCGCGAGCAACACCCCGCCCAGCGGCCCCGAGGGCCCGGCCGAACTGGCCCTGCACAACCTGCGGTCCCTGCGGGGGTTCACATGGGAAGACGGGCGCGCGGAAGGGTCGCCGGAGGGCCCCGGGGAAAGGCCGACGGAGCGCCCGACGCAGGGGCCGGTGCAAGGGCCGGAGTAG
- a CDS encoding helix-turn-helix transcriptional regulator — translation MTTDTPARLLQLLSLLQTPREWPGGELADRLGVSRRTVRRDVDRLRELGYPVQASKGSDGGYRLVAGKAMPPLVLDDEEAVAIAVGLRAGAGHALEGVDEASVRALAKLEQVLPARLRHRVSVLQAATTPLTSGDGASIAPETLTVIASTVAGQERLRFAYCAKDGTQTRRLTEPHKLVSTGRRWYLVAYDLDRDDWRTFRVDRIQDPFATGARFTPRELPTGSAAEYLRRSIQRRPDTGEYELDVTFDAPAEFVVTRLSASLGTPVAHPSENGENGCRLRGSTSDPVEWVAVRLAMLGCEFSVRGSAELVQSVRELGGRLGRAAGG, via the coding sequence ATGACGACGGACACTCCGGCTCGGCTGCTGCAGCTCCTCTCCCTCCTCCAGACGCCCCGCGAATGGCCCGGCGGCGAACTCGCCGACCGGCTCGGGGTGTCCCGCCGCACGGTCCGGCGGGACGTCGACCGGCTGCGCGAACTGGGGTATCCCGTACAGGCGTCCAAGGGCTCGGACGGCGGGTACCGGCTGGTCGCGGGCAAGGCGATGCCGCCGCTCGTGCTCGACGACGAGGAGGCGGTGGCGATCGCGGTCGGGCTGCGGGCGGGCGCCGGGCACGCACTGGAGGGGGTCGACGAGGCGTCCGTACGGGCCCTGGCCAAGCTGGAGCAGGTGCTGCCGGCCCGGCTGCGTCACCGCGTGTCCGTCCTCCAGGCCGCGACCACACCGCTGACCAGCGGAGACGGCGCGAGCATCGCACCCGAGACGCTGACCGTCATCGCGTCCACGGTGGCCGGGCAGGAGCGGTTGCGGTTCGCCTACTGCGCGAAGGACGGCACGCAGACGCGCCGCCTGACCGAGCCCCACAAGCTCGTGTCCACGGGCCGACGGTGGTACCTCGTGGCGTACGACCTCGACCGCGACGACTGGCGGACCTTCCGCGTCGACCGGATCCAGGACCCGTTCGCGACCGGCGCCCGCTTCACACCGCGGGAACTGCCGACGGGCAGCGCCGCGGAATACCTCCGGCGGTCCATCCAACGACGCCCGGACACGGGCGAGTACGAACTCGACGTCACCTTCGACGCGCCGGCCGAGTTCGTGGTGACGCGGCTGTCGGCCTCGCTGGGAACGCCGGTCGCCCACCCGTCGGAGAACGGCGAGAACGGCTGCCGCCTGCGCGGCTCGACCAGTGACCCGGTGGAGTGGGTGGCGGTACGACTGGCCATGCTGGGCTGCGAGTTCTCGGTCCGGGGATCGGCGGAACTGGTGCAGTCCGTACGGGAGTTGGGCGGACGGTTGGGGCGGGCGGCGGGTGGCTGA
- a CDS encoding DeoR/GlpR family DNA-binding transcription regulator, protein MYAPERQQEILRLARDGGRVDVLSLAEEFQVTAETIRRDLKALDRAGLVRRVHGGAIPVGRLDFEPDLAEREGTSADEKDRIAKAALTELPSEGTMILDAGTTVARLAAALPLEAELTVVTHSLPIAARLADHPGMQLHLVGGRVRHRTRAAVDAWALRAYGEIRADVLFIAANGFSAEHGLTTPDLAEAAVKRAAVAAARRVVLLADSSKHGQEHFARFGDLSDVDLLITDSGLSPDDATAIERGGTEVVRA, encoded by the coding sequence ATGTACGCACCGGAGCGGCAGCAGGAGATCCTGCGGCTCGCCCGTGACGGCGGCCGGGTGGACGTCCTGTCGCTGGCCGAGGAGTTCCAGGTCACGGCGGAGACGATCCGCCGCGATCTGAAGGCCCTCGACCGTGCGGGCCTGGTGCGTCGCGTGCACGGCGGCGCCATACCGGTCGGACGCCTCGACTTCGAGCCGGACCTCGCCGAACGCGAGGGCACCTCCGCCGACGAGAAGGACCGCATCGCCAAGGCGGCCCTCACGGAACTGCCGTCCGAGGGCACGATGATCCTCGACGCCGGCACCACGGTCGCCCGCCTGGCCGCCGCCCTCCCGCTGGAGGCCGAGCTCACCGTCGTCACGCACAGCCTGCCCATCGCGGCCCGCCTCGCGGACCACCCGGGCATGCAGCTCCACCTCGTCGGGGGGCGCGTACGGCACCGGACGCGCGCCGCCGTGGACGCCTGGGCGCTGCGGGCATACGGCGAGATCCGCGCCGACGTCCTGTTCATCGCCGCCAACGGCTTCTCCGCCGAGCACGGGCTGACCACCCCCGACCTAGCCGAGGCCGCGGTGAAGCGGGCGGCCGTCGCCGCCGCGCGCCGCGTGGTGCTGCTCGCCGACTCCTCCAAGCACGGCCAGGAGCACTTCGCCCGTTTCGGCGACCTGAGCGACGTGGACCTGCTGATCACCGACAGCGGGCTGAGCCCCGACGACGCGACCGCGATCGAGCGCGGCGGCACGGAAGTAGTACGCGCATGA
- a CDS encoding dioxygenase family protein, with product MTAVPQERSLPRERMPALYLSHGAPPLADDPIWPGELAAWSADLPRPKAILMVSAHWEEAPLALGAVDPVPLVYDFWGFPEHYYRVTYDAPGAPELAESVRKLLRAPGIPVQDIPDRGLDHGAYVPLVEMFPTADIPVLQISMPTLDPVKLMEIGRKLAPLRDEGVLIVGSGFFTHNLAALRHTGPGVPTWSSEFDDWGRRALEARDWDGLLDFLHKAPAGRYAHPRTEHFAPLFVTMGAAEVSGELDAQKSVIDGFWMGMAKRSVQFG from the coding sequence ATGACCGCCGTACCCCAGGAGCGATCCCTTCCCCGGGAGCGCATGCCCGCGCTCTACCTCAGTCACGGCGCCCCGCCGCTCGCCGACGACCCGATCTGGCCCGGCGAACTCGCCGCCTGGTCCGCCGACCTGCCGCGCCCCAAGGCGATCCTCATGGTCTCCGCCCACTGGGAGGAGGCCCCGCTCGCCCTCGGCGCCGTCGACCCCGTCCCCCTGGTCTACGACTTCTGGGGCTTCCCCGAGCACTACTACCGGGTGACGTACGACGCCCCCGGCGCACCGGAGCTCGCCGAGAGCGTACGCAAGCTGCTGCGCGCCCCGGGTATCCCCGTACAGGACATCCCCGACCGCGGCCTCGACCACGGCGCGTACGTCCCGCTCGTCGAGATGTTCCCGACCGCCGACATCCCCGTCCTGCAGATCTCCATGCCGACCCTCGACCCCGTCAAGCTCATGGAGATCGGCCGCAAACTGGCGCCCCTGCGCGACGAGGGCGTCCTGATCGTCGGCTCAGGCTTCTTCACCCACAACCTGGCCGCGCTACGGCACACAGGCCCGGGCGTGCCGACCTGGTCCTCCGAGTTCGACGACTGGGGCAGGCGCGCACTGGAGGCCCGCGACTGGGACGGCCTGCTGGACTTCCTCCACAAGGCCCCGGCCGGCCGGTACGCCCACCCGCGCACCGAGCACTTCGCCCCGCTCTTCGTGACCATGGGCGCGGCGGAGGTGTCCGGTGAGCTGGACGCGCAGAAGTCGGTGATCGACGGGTTCTGGATGGGAATGGCGAAGCGGTCGGTGCAGTTCGGCTGA
- the pfkB gene encoding 1-phosphofructokinase, producing MILTVTPNPSLDRTYEVPSLDRGEVIRATGERMDPGGKGVNVSRAVSAAGRRTVAVLPLGGAPGALVADLLDAQGIEVAPVPVAGATRSNIALAESDGVLTKINAPGPELSSEEQELLLETVREQSRDADWIACCGSLPRGLAPSWYAEVVARAHAGGARIALDTSGRALLEALRERPDVVKPNAEELAEAVGRPLATVGDAVKAAEELREMGARAVLASLGADGQLLVEDTGTWFASARVDVVRSNVGAGDSSLAGFLIAGGSGPAALASAVAHGAAAVQLPGSVMPTPADLDPAAVTVTAEVPVDRELKEPVS from the coding sequence GTGATCCTCACCGTCACCCCCAACCCGTCCCTCGACCGTACCTACGAGGTCCCCTCCCTGGACCGCGGCGAAGTCATCCGCGCCACCGGCGAGCGGATGGACCCGGGCGGCAAGGGCGTGAACGTCTCGCGCGCCGTATCCGCTGCCGGACGGCGCACAGTCGCCGTGCTGCCCCTGGGTGGTGCGCCCGGCGCACTCGTCGCCGACCTCCTCGACGCCCAGGGCATCGAGGTCGCGCCGGTCCCGGTCGCCGGAGCCACCCGATCCAACATCGCGCTCGCGGAGTCGGACGGCGTCCTGACGAAGATCAACGCGCCCGGGCCCGAGCTGTCCTCCGAGGAACAGGAACTGCTCCTGGAGACGGTCCGCGAGCAGTCGCGCGACGCCGACTGGATCGCCTGCTGCGGCAGCCTGCCCCGCGGGCTCGCGCCCTCCTGGTACGCCGAGGTGGTCGCGCGGGCGCACGCCGGTGGTGCGCGCATCGCGCTGGACACCTCGGGGCGCGCGCTCCTCGAAGCGCTGCGCGAGCGGCCCGACGTGGTGAAGCCCAATGCCGAGGAGCTCGCGGAAGCCGTCGGCCGCCCCCTGGCGACCGTGGGCGACGCGGTGAAGGCGGCCGAGGAACTGCGCGAGATGGGCGCCCGCGCCGTGCTCGCGAGCCTGGGCGCCGACGGGCAACTGCTCGTGGAGGACACGGGTACCTGGTTCGCGAGCGCACGCGTCGACGTCGTACGCAGCAACGTGGGAGCGGGTGACTCCTCCCTCGCCGGTTTCCTGATCGCCGGCGGCAGCGGTCCGGCGGCGCTCGCCTCCGCCGTCGCGCACGGCGCCGCCGCCGTCCAGCTGCCCGGCAGCGTGATGCCGACCCCGGCCGACCTGGACCCGGCGGCGGTGACGGTCACGGCCGAGGTACCGGTGGACCGCGAACTGAAGGAGCCGGTGTCATGA
- a CDS encoding MFS transporter yields MTSTETSTDEQSAPSNPEKTPGDRRRWFALAIVMTAAFMDLVDVTIVNIAIPSIQQDAGASWSQIQWITAGYALAFAAGLITGGRLGDIHGRKRLFLVGIGGFTLASALCGLAANPEMLVASRILQGGMAAMMVPQVLSIVHATFPAHERGKVFGLFGAVVGLGAVSGPLLGALLTEWNLFGLEWRPIFLINLPVGIAGLILGSRFITESKAPKALKLDLVGVVLVVVGLLMLLYPLTRGRELGWPVWGYVSMAGSLAVFGALVAYERRKGARDGSPLIELSLFRVKSFAAGIAVQTVFGIGLGVFFLVWTLYMQTGLGWSPLKAGLTGVPFSIAVSLAAGLSVQQLVPRFGRKVLQTGALAMGAGVLLYIWESERYGLAIAPWQMALPLVVMGLGMGLIVAPLTDAVLSEVPREHAGSASGLINTVQQMGNALGLGLVAVVFFGEIGDRLTPVQVRPAFVNAFQHALGWVALVMFAIFLLMFALPKRPAQHVEGAIEDASRGEDTSRRGERERETELVG; encoded by the coding sequence ATGACCTCCACGGAGACCTCCACCGACGAGCAGTCGGCCCCTTCCAACCCCGAGAAGACGCCGGGTGACCGCCGCCGCTGGTTCGCACTCGCCATCGTGATGACCGCGGCCTTCATGGACCTCGTCGACGTCACGATCGTCAACATCGCCATCCCCTCCATCCAGCAGGACGCGGGCGCCTCCTGGAGCCAGATCCAGTGGATCACCGCCGGTTATGCCCTCGCCTTCGCCGCGGGACTCATCACCGGCGGCCGGCTCGGCGACATCCACGGCCGCAAGCGGCTGTTCCTCGTCGGCATCGGCGGCTTCACCCTCGCCTCCGCGCTGTGCGGCCTCGCCGCGAACCCGGAGATGCTTGTCGCCTCCCGCATCCTGCAGGGCGGCATGGCGGCCATGATGGTCCCGCAGGTGCTGTCGATCGTGCACGCCACGTTTCCGGCGCACGAGCGCGGGAAGGTGTTCGGGCTCTTCGGCGCGGTCGTGGGACTGGGGGCCGTCTCGGGACCGCTGCTCGGCGCGCTGCTGACGGAGTGGAACCTGTTCGGTCTCGAGTGGCGGCCGATCTTCCTCATCAACCTGCCGGTCGGCATCGCCGGACTGATCCTCGGCAGCCGCTTCATCACGGAGTCCAAGGCCCCGAAGGCGCTGAAGCTGGACCTCGTCGGAGTCGTCCTGGTCGTCGTCGGGCTGCTCATGCTGCTCTACCCGCTCACCCGCGGACGTGAGCTGGGCTGGCCGGTGTGGGGGTATGTGTCGATGGCCGGCTCGCTCGCGGTCTTCGGGGCGCTCGTCGCCTATGAGCGGCGCAAGGGCGCGCGGGACGGCTCGCCGCTGATCGAGCTCTCCCTCTTCCGGGTGAAGAGCTTCGCGGCCGGCATCGCCGTGCAGACCGTCTTCGGGATCGGCCTCGGTGTGTTCTTCCTGGTCTGGACGCTGTACATGCAGACCGGCCTGGGCTGGAGCCCGCTGAAGGCCGGCCTGACCGGGGTGCCGTTCTCGATCGCCGTCTCGCTGGCCGCCGGGCTGTCCGTCCAGCAGTTGGTCCCGCGCTTCGGACGCAAGGTGCTCCAGACGGGCGCCCTGGCCATGGGCGCCGGTGTGCTCCTGTACATCTGGGAGTCCGAGCGCTACGGCCTCGCCATCGCCCCGTGGCAGATGGCGCTCCCGCTGGTCGTGATGGGCCTCGGCATGGGCCTGATCGTCGCCCCGCTGACGGACGCGGTGCTGTCGGAGGTGCCGCGCGAGCACGCCGGATCGGCGTCAGGGCTCATCAACACCGTCCAGCAGATGGGCAACGCGCTCGGCCTCGGCCTCGTCGCGGTCGTCTTCTTCGGTGAGATCGGCGACCGGCTGACGCCGGTCCAGGTGCGTCCCGCTTTCGTGAACGCCTTCCAGCACGCCCTGGGCTGGGTGGCCCTGGTGATGTTCGCGATCTTCCTGCTGATGTTCGCCCTGCCGAAGCGTCCGGCACAGCACGTGGAGGGCGCGATCGAGGACGCCTCCCGTGGCGAGGACACCTCCCGTCGCGGGGAGCGCGAGCGGGAGACGGAGCTTGTGGGCTGA
- a CDS encoding GNAT family N-acetyltransferase: MPSGPKEVQVRPGVEGDLDALTRLYNHYVRETSITFDTAVFTPEERRPWLLSHPEDGPYRLMVATEADSQDIRGTSQEILGYATSSPYRPKAAYSTSVEVTVYVAPHAGRRGIGTLLYEALFEALAGEDVHRAYAGIAQPNEASARLHERFGFRHVGTYREVGRKFGRYWDVAWYEKDL, encoded by the coding sequence ATGCCGTCAGGACCTAAAGAGGTGCAGGTCAGACCGGGAGTCGAAGGTGATCTCGACGCCCTCACGCGCCTCTACAACCACTACGTACGTGAGACGTCCATCACATTCGACACCGCGGTTTTCACTCCGGAAGAGCGACGTCCTTGGCTGCTCTCCCACCCTGAAGACGGGCCGTACCGCCTGATGGTTGCCACAGAGGCGGACTCACAGGACATCCGGGGGACCTCACAGGAAATCCTCGGCTACGCCACATCCAGCCCTTACCGGCCGAAGGCGGCGTACTCCACCTCGGTGGAGGTGACGGTCTACGTCGCCCCGCACGCCGGCCGGCGCGGCATCGGCACGCTCCTGTACGAGGCACTCTTCGAGGCGCTGGCCGGCGAGGACGTGCACCGGGCGTACGCGGGCATCGCACAACCGAACGAAGCGTCCGCGCGGCTGCACGAACGCTTCGGTTTCCGGCACGTCGGCACCTACCGGGAGGTGGGCCGCAAGTTCGGCCGCTACTGGGACGTCGCCTGGTACGAGAAGGACCTCTAG
- a CDS encoding sigma-70 family RNA polymerase sigma factor, which yields MATRAVARRKSATGGTTDAARSVRAHGGEIADRDLVGMYLDEIARTPLLDAAKEVELSQIIEAGVFAQQVLDGEEESKADASRAELEALVADSERAKDIFIRSNLRLVVAVARRYPRSGLPLLDLIQEGNAGLVRAVEKFDYRKGFKFSTYATWWIRQAITRSIADQSRTIRLPVHLVEELGRIRRVQREFNRENGRDPEPAEIATELGSTPERVTDVLDWARDPVSLNMSVDDDGDTQFGDLLEDTSAVSPEQSVLTLLRSEELDGLIDRLDPRTASIIKMRYGIDDGRERTLTEVGKEHGLTRERIRQIEKHALLELKKLARDTGFEAAA from the coding sequence ATGGCAACCCGTGCCGTCGCCCGTCGCAAGTCCGCCACTGGCGGGACGACCGACGCGGCCCGCAGTGTTCGCGCCCATGGCGGCGAGATCGCCGACCGCGACCTGGTCGGCATGTACCTCGACGAGATCGCGCGTACACCGCTGCTCGACGCTGCCAAGGAAGTCGAGTTGTCCCAGATCATCGAGGCGGGCGTCTTCGCGCAGCAGGTCCTCGACGGCGAGGAGGAGTCCAAGGCGGACGCCTCCCGTGCGGAGCTCGAGGCCCTGGTCGCCGACAGCGAGCGGGCCAAGGACATCTTCATCCGATCCAACCTCCGCCTGGTCGTCGCGGTCGCCCGCCGCTACCCCCGCAGCGGTCTGCCCCTCCTCGACCTCATCCAGGAGGGCAACGCCGGTCTGGTCCGTGCGGTCGAGAAGTTCGACTACCGCAAGGGCTTCAAGTTCTCCACGTACGCGACCTGGTGGATCCGTCAGGCCATCACCCGCTCGATAGCGGACCAGTCGCGCACGATCCGCCTGCCCGTCCACCTCGTGGAGGAGCTGGGCCGGATCCGGCGCGTGCAGCGCGAGTTCAACCGGGAGAACGGCCGCGACCCGGAGCCCGCCGAGATCGCGACCGAGCTCGGCTCCACACCGGAGCGCGTCACGGACGTCCTGGACTGGGCCCGTGACCCGGTCTCGCTGAACATGTCGGTCGACGACGACGGCGACACCCAGTTCGGCGACCTGCTGGAGGACACCTCCGCGGTCTCGCCCGAACAGTCCGTCCTGACCCTGCTGCGCAGCGAGGAACTGGACGGCCTGATCGACCGCCTCGACCCGCGCACGGCCTCCATCATCAAGATGCGGTACGGCATCGACGACGGCCGCGAGCGCACCCTCACCGAGGTCGGCAAGGAACACGGCCTGACCAGGGAACGCATCCGCCAGATCGAGAAGCACGCGCTCCTGGAACTGAAGAAACTCGCCCGCGACACCGGCTTCGAAGCAGCGGCGTAA